In Cytobacillus sp. IB215665, a genomic segment contains:
- a CDS encoding MFS transporter, with amino-acid sequence MKQSNRILIFSGILAAGVANMMMQTVVATILPQVIQELGDGHLYGWVFSGYLLLSTITIPLFAKMADLFGYKRIFLIGISVFLIGTLLCGLAPSLPFLVIARLIQGIGAGALGPVSIAFISLLFPSENRGKALSAYAAIQLLANLIGPIAGRYVSSAFGWSYAFFMVIPFAFVALLILLCSKLDKKEKQATTWKEINYLGALLLGTSIALFIQGWSIFENSGWRISVIAMMVGCLCLILLFIRQDRRHPEAILPQQLIKIKNVFLANISAFILGTINYGAIAIFPLLSVALFEGTENSSRLLLPLMIGLSIGVILSGRMMQKHSYKKLAVRGWLLTSVALFSISILIFAGIGVNFIYFFAFLTGFGIGSVMPTFMLPAQNAVSDNYQATVGGMIQLSRNIGGAAGIPILTSLMAIAESWGAGMQKFGFLFLVLFFFGLMGIVIGKRYEGKNADKFQ; translated from the coding sequence ATGAAACAAAGTAATCGCATTTTAATTTTCTCGGGCATTTTGGCAGCCGGGGTGGCGAACATGATGATGCAAACGGTGGTCGCCACCATCTTGCCTCAAGTTATTCAAGAGCTAGGAGACGGACATTTGTATGGATGGGTGTTTAGTGGATACCTGCTTCTCTCAACCATCACCATCCCGCTATTTGCAAAGATGGCCGATCTCTTTGGATACAAACGTATTTTTCTTATTGGTATATCAGTTTTTTTAATCGGTACCTTATTATGTGGCCTAGCTCCGTCTCTTCCGTTTTTGGTAATCGCAAGACTAATTCAAGGAATCGGAGCAGGGGCATTAGGGCCGGTGTCCATCGCTTTTATTAGTCTCTTATTTCCAAGTGAAAACAGAGGTAAAGCACTAAGTGCTTATGCAGCGATCCAGTTACTTGCCAATCTGATTGGTCCGATTGCCGGCCGCTATGTCTCATCTGCTTTTGGCTGGTCATATGCGTTCTTTATGGTTATTCCCTTTGCATTTGTGGCTTTATTGATTCTTCTTTGTTCCAAATTAGACAAAAAAGAAAAACAGGCTACTACATGGAAAGAAATAAATTACCTAGGTGCTCTTCTATTAGGAACCTCCATTGCCTTGTTCATTCAGGGCTGGTCAATCTTTGAAAACTCTGGATGGAGAATTAGTGTAATAGCCATGATGGTAGGATGCCTTTGTCTAATATTGTTGTTCATCCGTCAGGACAGGCGACACCCGGAGGCTATTTTGCCACAGCAATTGATAAAAATAAAAAATGTTTTCCTTGCCAATATAAGCGCCTTTATATTGGGTACGATCAACTATGGTGCGATTGCCATTTTTCCACTATTATCCGTCGCTTTATTTGAAGGAACGGAGAACAGCTCGCGTCTACTGTTGCCACTAATGATTGGGCTAAGTATTGGTGTCATCCTCTCGGGTAGGATGATGCAAAAGCATTCCTATAAAAAGTTAGCGGTAAGAGGATGGCTTCTTACTTCTGTTGCCCTTTTTTCTATCAGCATTTTAATTTTTGCTGGTATTGGAGTGAATTTCATATATTTTTTTGCTTTCCTGACGGGATTTGGAATTGGCAGTGTCATGCCGACCTTCATGCTTCCTGCTCAAAATGCAGTGTCTGACAACTATCAGGCGACGGTTGGTGGAATGATCCAGCTCAGCAGGAATATAGGTGGAGCAGCTGGTATCCCCATTCTGACAAGTCTTATGGCAATTGCTGAATCTTGGGGTGCAGGAATGCAAAAGTTTGGATTTCTTTTTCTCGTCCTCTTTTTCTTTGGTTTAATGGGGATTGTAATTGGAAAAAGATATGAAGGGAAGAATGCAGATAAGTTTCAGTAA
- a CDS encoding S1 RNA-binding domain-containing protein has translation MMNDAHLDVLIEGYDANKALKMEEDISEKAWREIYSSRQNSTILQADVIGLEDKIYSDKVKEKKPCAIIQIGFIRGFVPIDFSGVQTKDELRDLVGTAIAFKVIAIDRENEIFVASRDAALEHMANITIKKLKKDKIVLSVIRKVGQRDLQVDIGGIKAEIPITEVDYGWVDNLEERYKAGDHINVKIIEVDKDNKQVKVSAKAAKPNHWSQISKQFSVKSEYVGKVSGVTDYGTFVNLAAGVDALVPHLRHESVKKGQKVLIRISSINAEEQKINGRIIRIVG, from the coding sequence ATGATGAATGACGCACACTTAGATGTATTAATTGAAGGTTATGATGCAAATAAAGCACTAAAGATGGAAGAGGATATTTCTGAAAAAGCGTGGAGAGAAATATATAGTTCTCGTCAAAACTCAACGATCTTACAAGCTGATGTGATTGGACTTGAAGACAAAATATACTCTGACAAGGTTAAGGAGAAAAAACCATGTGCAATTATTCAAATTGGTTTCATTCGTGGCTTTGTTCCGATTGATTTCTCAGGAGTACAAACGAAAGATGAGCTAAGGGATCTCGTAGGTACAGCAATTGCATTCAAAGTAATTGCTATAGATAGAGAGAATGAGATTTTTGTAGCATCACGTGATGCTGCACTTGAGCACATGGCAAATATAACGATAAAAAAATTAAAGAAGGACAAAATCGTATTATCTGTAATTCGTAAAGTTGGTCAAAGGGATTTACAAGTAGATATTGGTGGTATTAAGGCTGAAATTCCTATCACAGAAGTGGATTATGGCTGGGTAGATAACTTAGAGGAAAGATATAAAGCTGGCGATCATATAAACGTAAAAATAATAGAAGTAGATAAAGACAATAAACAGGTTAAGGTAAGTGCAAAAGCAGCTAAACCAAATCATTGGTCACAAATATCAAAGCAGTTTAGTGTAAAATCTGAATATGTTGGTAAAGTAAGCGGTGTTACTGATTATGGTACTTTTGTAAACCTAGCTGCTGGGGTGGATGCACTAGTCCCTCATTTACGCCATGAATCCGTTAAAAAAGGTCAAAAGGTTTTAATACGTATTTCAAGTATTAATGCGGAAGAACAAAAAATTAACGGACGTATTATTCGGATTGTAGGATAA
- a CDS encoding phosphoenolpyruvate synthase yields the protein MMKSCVLFFEEIDRSSLPLVGGKGANLGELSKAGFLVPGGFCVTTSAYKEFIQTSPEMEQLLNQLNQLDINDLNSLRMLGEKIRCHIQGLAIPKEVEKEIILAWEKVGQDHFYAVRSSATAEDLPTASFAGQQDTHLNILGQGQLLDHIRKCWASLFTDRAIAYRVKNNFDHEHVYLSVVVQRMIKPDISGIMFTADPITGNRNVVSIDASFGLGEAIVSGIVSADLYKVKSGEIISKSISEKKKAIIPLVQGGTETKELPIEKQKQQALSDQIIIEAAELGKKIENHYGSPQDIEFCIVDEEIFIVQSRPITSLYPLPDLPQQPLRVLLSFGHVQMMTDAMKPLGISVLRTIFPKSFFEESGGRLFINPTLFLQTKLGRKIFPKALNSMDESISRAVEEFIHRPDFMKSPVMKKSIRPLLKHLRPIIKEVLLKIFIHDPSLARGHVEDVMDRVVKIVRDDLHHKSGVIRLEAVKNNLEQLIGHVSKIMANPMTLMITARVLQKKLYQMTGSDYEFNQLTKSLPGNIMSEMGHEMGDLADLIRDLPEVEKYLKSAQDDSFYEGLLMVKGGKSFLQSFEAFIDKYGMRCPGEIDITRPRWRENPTLITSTILGNKQNLKPNDHREKFKQGLKEVDEAKRRVLQQVGNRGLNKIKQKYMSRLIDVYRYMSGLREHHKHLVTIVLDECKQALLIEANEMVNKRILKKQEDIYFLTLDEIIEIANGTFEYNVAIFIKERKEQYAWHLTLNQPRVMTSEGEIITGTIRNGNFPEGALIGSPVSGGVVEGRARVVYKPEEANLNEGEILIANYTDPGWTPLFQTAKALVTEVGGLMTHGSVVAREYGLPAVVGVEDATIKIKDGQLIRLNGDEGYVEILNDETK from the coding sequence ATGATGAAATCATGTGTGCTGTTTTTTGAAGAAATTGACCGTTCCAGTCTGCCGTTAGTGGGTGGGAAAGGGGCAAACCTTGGAGAATTAAGCAAAGCTGGGTTTCTCGTGCCGGGAGGTTTCTGTGTTACGACATCTGCATATAAGGAATTTATCCAAACAAGTCCTGAAATGGAGCAATTACTGAACCAGTTGAATCAATTGGATATAAATGATTTAAATAGCTTACGTATGCTCGGGGAGAAAATTAGATGTCATATACAAGGACTTGCAATACCTAAAGAAGTAGAAAAGGAAATCATTTTAGCATGGGAAAAAGTTGGGCAAGACCACTTCTATGCTGTCCGCTCAAGCGCAACGGCAGAAGATCTTCCAACTGCCTCTTTTGCTGGGCAACAGGATACTCATCTTAACATCCTTGGACAAGGACAACTTCTCGACCATATCAGGAAATGCTGGGCCTCTCTTTTTACAGACAGAGCTATTGCCTATCGAGTGAAAAATAATTTTGATCATGAGCATGTTTATTTATCAGTTGTCGTGCAACGAATGATTAAACCTGATATATCAGGAATTATGTTTACAGCTGATCCTATTACTGGAAATAGAAATGTGGTCTCAATTGACGCAAGTTTTGGGTTAGGTGAAGCAATTGTTTCAGGAATTGTATCTGCAGATTTATATAAAGTAAAATCGGGAGAAATAATTAGTAAAAGTATATCAGAAAAGAAAAAAGCGATAATTCCCCTTGTTCAAGGTGGTACTGAGACGAAGGAGTTACCTATAGAGAAGCAAAAGCAGCAAGCTTTATCTGATCAAATAATTATAGAAGCAGCTGAACTTGGTAAGAAAATTGAAAACCATTACGGTTCTCCTCAAGATATTGAGTTTTGTATAGTAGATGAAGAAATTTTTATTGTTCAAAGTCGTCCAATTACATCCTTGTATCCACTACCTGATCTCCCACAGCAGCCTTTACGTGTATTATTATCCTTTGGCCATGTACAAATGATGACAGATGCGATGAAACCGTTAGGAATATCTGTTTTAAGAACGATATTCCCAAAGTCGTTTTTTGAGGAATCGGGTGGCAGACTTTTTATCAATCCAACACTTTTTCTACAAACAAAATTAGGAAGAAAAATATTCCCTAAGGCATTAAATAGCATGGATGAATCGATTAGTCGAGCAGTAGAAGAATTTATACATCGACCTGATTTTATGAAAAGTCCTGTTATGAAAAAGTCGATAAGACCATTATTGAAACACCTTCGTCCAATCATTAAGGAAGTTCTTCTAAAAATATTTATACATGATCCGAGTTTAGCTAGAGGTCATGTAGAAGATGTCATGGACAGAGTAGTTAAAATTGTTCGAGATGATCTACACCATAAATCGGGAGTTATTCGTTTAGAGGCTGTTAAAAACAATTTGGAACAGCTAATAGGTCATGTTTCTAAAATTATGGCGAATCCGATGACATTGATGATTACAGCAAGAGTTCTACAAAAAAAGTTATACCAAATGACCGGAAGTGATTATGAATTTAACCAATTAACAAAATCATTGCCTGGGAATATCATGAGTGAAATGGGTCATGAGATGGGGGATTTAGCTGATTTAATTCGGGATTTACCAGAGGTAGAGAAGTATTTAAAATCAGCACAAGACGATAGTTTTTATGAAGGTTTATTAATGGTTAAGGGTGGTAAATCCTTTTTGCAATCCTTTGAAGCATTTATTGATAAGTACGGGATGCGATGCCCAGGAGAAATTGATATTACAAGGCCTCGATGGAGAGAGAATCCAACTCTCATAACATCAACGATTCTAGGAAATAAGCAAAACTTAAAGCCAAATGATCATAGAGAAAAGTTCAAGCAAGGATTAAAAGAGGTGGACGAAGCAAAGAGAAGAGTTTTACAACAGGTTGGTAATAGGGGGCTTAACAAAATTAAGCAAAAGTATATGTCTCGTCTAATAGACGTTTACCGTTATATGAGTGGTTTAAGGGAACATCATAAACATTTAGTTACAATAGTATTAGATGAATGTAAGCAAGCTTTACTGATAGAAGCAAATGAGATGGTGAATAAAAGAATACTTAAGAAGCAAGAAGATATCTACTTTTTAACTTTAGATGAAATAATAGAGATTGCCAATGGAACGTTCGAGTATAATGTTGCTATTTTCATCAAAGAACGTAAAGAGCAATATGCATGGCATCTAACTTTAAATCAGCCAAGAGTCATGACGAGTGAGGGTGAGATTATAACTGGAACTATTAGAAATGGAAACTTCCCAGAAGGAGCTCTTATTGGTAGCCCTGTATCAGGAGGTGTAGTTGAAGGGAGGGCACGTGTTGTTTATAAGCCTGAAGAAGCGAATTTGAATGAGGGTGAAATATTAATTGCAAACTATACTGATCCTGGATGGACCCCATTATTTCAAACTGCTAAAGCATTAGTAACTGAAGTTGGTGGATTAATGACTCATGGGTCAGTTGTTGCTCGAGAATATGGGCTTCCGGCTGTAGTTGGTGTGGAAGATGCGACCATAAAAATCAAGGATGGACAGTTGATTCGCCTCAATGGAGACGAAGGCTATGTGGAGATTTTAAACGATGAAACAAAGTAA
- a CDS encoding DNA/RNA non-specific endonuclease produces the protein MKKKMNYLILLLTFIFMVGCNNLEDGSITDAKTDPQEVTTVETNKNSEKEETITVIDEQVVEETPTQLNNELFSGYKLIEVDGGDLSGYREPNVVVDIGYGDRKYWAFTNEYGQLVRIIADEIIIQDDGNEPVLSTGRYYSDEAKVPGVESHVLDEGHIIADSLGGVSNAYNITPQDSTLNRHGDQAYMEDVIRSAGGATNFEAIIIYPNTETQIPSSYQYTYTLMGNEIVNTFDNVNPDEVNSSLGLTGSEPSDSTSSNTNGDISSVDTNGNGQVTIKEAKAAGFSMPITSDHWLYSYMHDADKDGMVGE, from the coding sequence ATGAAAAAGAAAATGAACTATTTAATCTTACTTTTAACGTTCATCTTTATGGTTGGTTGTAACAACTTAGAAGATGGATCCATTACAGATGCAAAAACAGACCCACAAGAAGTAACCACAGTTGAAACAAATAAAAATAGCGAAAAAGAAGAAACTATAACGGTTATTGATGAACAAGTAGTAGAGGAAACACCAACCCAACTAAATAATGAACTGTTCTCAGGATACAAACTTATTGAAGTTGATGGTGGTGATCTGTCTGGATATCGTGAACCTAACGTCGTAGTTGACATTGGTTACGGTGACCGTAAATATTGGGCATTTACTAATGAATACGGGCAACTAGTACGTATCATTGCTGACGAAATCATTATACAAGATGACGGTAACGAACCTGTATTATCGACTGGCAGATACTATTCTGATGAGGCAAAGGTTCCTGGCGTCGAAAGTCACGTTTTAGATGAAGGACATATAATTGCTGATTCTCTCGGAGGGGTATCGAATGCTTACAATATTACCCCACAAGATAGTACACTCAACCGACATGGTGATCAAGCTTATATGGAAGACGTGATCCGTAGCGCAGGTGGAGCTACTAATTTTGAAGCAATTATCATATATCCTAATACGGAAACGCAGATTCCTTCAAGTTATCAGTACACCTATACTTTAATGGGTAACGAGATTGTTAATACATTTGACAATGTGAACCCTGATGAAGTAAACTCATCACTCGGTTTAACAGGCAGTGAGCCTTCCGATTCAACTAGTTCAAACACAAACGGTGATATTTCTAGTGTTGATACAAACGGTAATGGACAGGTGACGATTAAAGAAGCAAAAGCTGCAGGTTTCAGTATGCCAATAACGAGTGATCATTGGTTATACTCCTATATGCACGATGCTGATAAGGACGGTATGGTAGGTGAGTAA
- the ssb gene encoding single-stranded DNA-binding protein gives MMNRVILVGRLTKDPELRYTPSGVAVATFTLAVNRMFTNQQGERQADFINCVVWRKPAENVANYLKKGSIAGVDGRVQTRNYEGQDGKRVYVTEIVSESVQFLDTRPGNEQRSTSNNQQSNQGGYGQNQNERSNGNQGSTRVNDNPFPNGGQPLDISDDDLPF, from the coding sequence ATGATGAATAGAGTAATTCTTGTTGGTAGATTAACTAAAGATCCAGAGTTGCGTTATACCCCAAGTGGTGTAGCTGTTGCAACCTTTACGTTAGCTGTAAACAGAATGTTTACAAATCAGCAAGGTGAACGTCAAGCAGATTTCATTAATTGTGTTGTGTGGCGTAAGCCCGCTGAAAATGTCGCTAACTACTTGAAGAAGGGTAGTATAGCTGGAGTAGATGGACGTGTTCAAACACGAAACTACGAAGGACAAGACGGTAAACGTGTTTATGTAACAGAAATAGTTTCTGAGAGTGTGCAATTTCTAGATACTCGTCCAGGTAACGAACAGCGATCTACAAGCAATAATCAGCAAAGTAACCAAGGTGGATACGGACAAAATCAGAATGAGCGCAGTAATGGGAATCAAGGGTCTACACGAGTAAATGACAATCCATTTCCAAATGGTGGACAACCATTAGATATATCTGATGATGATCTACCATTCTAA
- a CDS encoding erythromycin esterase family protein encodes MKSLKRNIVYIIFSSLLLFILISGCSNQQVSESTESSQRITNDEELETVQNLKSEHIKPIELESSDYSDLEFLKEILEDKRVVMLGESSHGVAEYNQIKGRLIQFLHEELGYNVVAFESGLTEVGSTNEILAEIDTITALKNSLFQPWHTTKNNILFNYFKQEKSTNQPINIAGFDMQAMGGLEGKSLYQLVEGIDLEYAKAIKVAEKEFYNLTVKETINKIPEDWNEKAKGLVDQYNNMLSELNNENSLLSRSFDENVIQLLRKSFEQRIYSLSNIFNNEEYHTSMTGFNLRDKTMSENLVWLLEEMYPNEKFVVWAHNAHIMKYRSKVKTADNYPSPIFVSFVENLPESIKEDSYIIGLYMYSGKNKGNDQEVMDVSTDHKTHSIENFLNQPGFPASFINIDIDDDTENKYWWNSEITSKYWGVTEETFIPSEQYDGLIQIDKVNPPIYFP; translated from the coding sequence ATGAAATCATTAAAGAGGAATATAGTATACATAATCTTTTCTTCACTTCTATTATTTATACTTATATCTGGTTGTTCAAATCAACAAGTGTCTGAGAGCACAGAAAGCAGTCAACGGATTACTAATGATGAAGAGTTAGAGACAGTTCAAAATTTAAAATCTGAACATATTAAACCTATCGAATTGGAAAGTTCGGACTATAGTGATCTAGAATTTTTAAAAGAAATTTTAGAAGACAAGAGAGTGGTAATGCTAGGGGAAAGTTCACATGGAGTGGCTGAATATAATCAAATAAAAGGAAGGTTAATCCAATTTTTACATGAAGAATTAGGTTACAATGTAGTAGCATTTGAAAGCGGTTTGACAGAGGTTGGTAGTACAAATGAGATATTGGCTGAGATTGATACAATTACCGCTTTGAAGAATTCCCTTTTCCAACCTTGGCATACAACTAAAAATAATATTTTATTTAATTATTTTAAACAGGAGAAATCTACGAATCAACCTATTAACATTGCTGGATTTGATATGCAGGCAATGGGAGGATTAGAGGGGAAATCGCTTTACCAACTAGTTGAGGGTATTGATCTAGAGTATGCAAAGGCAATCAAAGTAGCAGAAAAGGAGTTTTATAATTTAACTGTGAAAGAAACTATTAATAAGATACCTGAAGATTGGAACGAAAAAGCTAAAGGGTTAGTTGATCAATATAATAATATGTTAAGTGAATTAAACAATGAAAATTCTCTTCTAAGTCGATCATTTGACGAAAATGTAATTCAATTGCTAAGAAAAAGTTTCGAGCAAAGGATATACTCACTCTCAAATATTTTCAATAATGAAGAGTATCATACAAGCATGACTGGTTTCAACCTGAGAGATAAAACAATGTCGGAAAATTTAGTATGGCTGCTCGAAGAAATGTATCCGAATGAAAAGTTTGTTGTGTGGGCACATAATGCTCATATTATGAAGTATAGGTCAAAGGTAAAAACTGCTGATAATTACCCTAGCCCTATATTTGTTTCTTTTGTTGAGAATTTACCAGAATCGATTAAAGAGGACTCCTATATAATAGGACTATATATGTATAGTGGGAAAAATAAAGGTAACGATCAAGAAGTTATGGATGTAAGCACTGATCATAAAACACATTCGATAGAAAATTTCCTTAATCAACCAGGATTTCCTGCATCATTTATAAATATTGATATAGACGATGATACAGAGAATAAATATTGGTGGAATTCTGAAATAACAAGTAAGTATTGGGGAGTTACTGAGGAAACATTTATACCTAGTGAACAATACGATGGTCTTATTCAGATAGACAAAGTTAATCCTCCGATATATTTTCCTTGA
- a CDS encoding TetR/AcrR family transcriptional regulator, translating into MSEKTVDKRVIRTKKMLRDALTELMEEKGLEGISVNELTKKADINRGTFYIHYHDKYDFLEQCENELFEGISETIKGTEFADPINPLSYINREEPLPHVLKLAEFFARHARFLKILLGPNGNPTFQRKFKDVIKRHMFNSLENQLRTRELIISHDYFFAYVSSANLGVIQMWLENDIDKTPKELAMILTKVTLLGPGFIVGLTAFPK; encoded by the coding sequence ATGTCCGAGAAAACTGTAGACAAACGAGTAATCAGAACAAAGAAAATGCTGCGTGATGCTCTGACGGAACTTATGGAAGAAAAGGGGTTAGAAGGGATATCTGTGAATGAATTGACAAAGAAAGCTGATATTAATCGAGGAACTTTTTACATTCATTATCATGATAAATATGACTTTCTGGAGCAATGTGAAAATGAACTATTCGAGGGAATTTCCGAAACCATTAAGGGTACGGAATTTGCTGATCCAATTAACCCTCTAAGCTATATAAATCGGGAAGAACCATTGCCACATGTGCTAAAATTAGCCGAATTTTTTGCGAGACATGCACGCTTCCTAAAAATCCTCTTAGGACCTAATGGCAACCCAACTTTTCAACGTAAATTTAAAGACGTTATAAAACGACATATGTTCAATAGTCTCGAGAACCAGTTGCGAACCAGAGAATTAATCATTTCGCATGACTACTTTTTCGCTTATGTAAGTTCGGCCAATCTTGGTGTAATACAGATGTGGTTGGAGAATGACATCGATAAGACCCCAAAAGAGCTTGCCATGATCCTTACAAAAGTTACACTATTAGGGCCAGGATTTATAGTGGGATTAACAGCATTCCCAAAATAA
- a CDS encoding RecT family recombinase, whose product MKKVMEFTQEQKVLIWNVKVQPKNGTPDDAKIFVEICETYGLNPLLGDIVFQRYESKMGPVVNYITTRDGYLKAAMRDSEYVRVISAVVKEGDHFKFDVVDGSVKHEFGTKRGNILGAWAIAEHKTRGRLSVFVDFDEYFRANAKSQNGRSPIWDSMPSAMIQKVAETFVLRRQFPLTGITTEEEMGTNEFIEDVAETPVQPQSQPQSKVVQKQNKDVINISTKQDTKEKTNSKAKNKPKNEEEPKEETKTKTNPPKTESKEVNTESTKPELQVEQEPAKTQEDATEAQETQKPEPAPPTPKNDDPFANKQESTPTPKNDDPFADKQDDVSSKKTSAEGSNLYRLQRVEIGVTPATNVPYAKLFLSGENGQVLVLARGQEKVDLADQVVEGQLLKVDYVSENSYNFLQSIEVA is encoded by the coding sequence ATGAAAAAAGTAATGGAATTTACACAAGAGCAAAAAGTATTAATATGGAACGTAAAAGTTCAACCCAAAAACGGAACACCTGATGATGCTAAGATTTTCGTTGAAATCTGTGAAACCTACGGATTAAATCCATTGTTAGGGGACATCGTATTTCAACGATATGAATCAAAAATGGGACCTGTAGTTAACTACATTACTACAAGAGATGGGTATTTAAAAGCAGCAATGCGTGATTCAGAATATGTGAGGGTCATATCAGCTGTTGTTAAAGAAGGAGATCATTTTAAGTTTGATGTCGTTGATGGTTCTGTTAAACATGAGTTTGGGACTAAAAGAGGAAATATTCTAGGAGCATGGGCTATAGCCGAGCATAAAACACGTGGTCGTTTATCTGTGTTTGTTGACTTTGATGAGTATTTTAGAGCTAACGCTAAAAGCCAAAATGGTAGAAGTCCTATATGGGACTCTATGCCGTCGGCCATGATCCAAAAAGTAGCTGAAACTTTTGTCCTTCGTCGCCAGTTCCCGCTAACTGGTATTACAACAGAAGAAGAGATGGGTACAAATGAGTTTATTGAAGATGTAGCTGAAACTCCTGTTCAACCGCAATCTCAACCTCAATCAAAAGTTGTGCAAAAACAAAATAAAGATGTAATCAATATTTCAACTAAACAAGATACAAAAGAAAAGACCAATTCTAAGGCTAAAAATAAGCCTAAGAATGAGGAAGAGCCAAAAGAGGAGACAAAAACAAAAACAAACCCACCAAAAACAGAAAGTAAAGAAGTGAATACTGAATCAACTAAGCCTGAACTACAGGTTGAACAAGAACCTGCTAAAACTCAGGAGGATGCTACTGAAGCGCAAGAAACACAGAAACCTGAACCAGCTCCACCAACACCAAAGAATGATGATCCGTTTGCTAATAAGCAAGAAAGTACACCAACACCAAAGAACGATGATCCATTTGCTGATAAGCAAGATGATGTTTCTAGTAAAAAGACATCAGCAGAAGGAAGTAATCTATATCGACTACAACGTGTTGAAATTGGTGTTACACCTGCAACGAATGTACCTTACGCTAAGTTGTTCTTAAGTGGTGAAAATGGACAAGTGTTGGTTCTAGCAAGAGGTCAAGAAAAAGTGGACCTTGCTGATCAAGTAGTAGAAGGTCAGTTATTAAAAGTTGATTATGTATCTGAAAACAGCTATAACTTCTTACAATCAATTGAGGTGGCTTAA
- a CDS encoding CHC2 zinc finger domain-containing protein, whose protein sequence is MCLPSILEIADRAGLQCDHRSRHKTEVMYDCPFCNHRSGKFKLSLNQRDNVFKCWLCGERGGVLQFESQVFQISYDEVKKKYFKNRTYHQAEMLSPKQLKKINWDDVKRRQREEFKRSLDQVLEDWKAHEYNQKVLAYAKILISIHLEGEIREQIFVNIYEQGEKEGIKDLFNIVFNEYFNDQKSDWAEEGTQLARAAWKTALIANDNNHIVYLLMLFYQTKSKNNSVSLKQAK, encoded by the coding sequence ATGTGTTTACCTTCCATTTTAGAGATTGCCGATCGTGCTGGATTACAGTGCGATCATCGATCTCGTCATAAAACTGAAGTAATGTACGATTGTCCTTTTTGTAATCATCGTTCAGGTAAGTTTAAGTTATCTCTTAATCAAAGAGATAATGTTTTCAAATGCTGGCTATGTGGTGAGCGTGGTGGCGTATTACAGTTTGAATCACAAGTATTCCAAATTTCTTATGATGAAGTGAAGAAGAAATACTTTAAGAACCGTACGTATCACCAAGCAGAAATGCTATCTCCAAAACAGCTTAAAAAAATTAACTGGGACGATGTAAAAAGAAGGCAACGTGAAGAATTTAAACGTTCATTAGATCAAGTTTTAGAAGATTGGAAGGCACATGAATATAACCAAAAGGTACTTGCTTATGCAAAAATCCTCATATCAATCCATTTAGAAGGTGAGATAAGGGAACAGATTTTTGTAAACATCTATGAGCAAGGTGAAAAGGAAGGTATTAAAGACTTATTCAATATCGTGTTTAATGAGTATTTCAACGATCAGAAATCTGATTGGGCTGAAGAAGGCACTCAATTAGCACGAGCTGCATGGAAAACAGCTTTAATCGCAAATGACAATAATCATATTGTTTATTTGTTAATGCTGTTCTATCAAACTAAAAGTAAAAACAATTCAGTTTCATTGAAACAAGCCAAATAA